The genome window TTGCATTGATGGCCTGACTCTGGTCGGTAACACATTTCAAAGCGGCAGTGTGTCTGGAATGCTTGTGTCTGGAACCAATACGAGGGTTCGTGAGAATCGGGACAATACCCCGCAGAGCCGTATTGTGTTTGAATAGGAGTTTTGCGGGAATGGATAAAAAATTAAATGTTCTGCTGATCACCAGTGACCAGCAGCATTGGAATACATTGGGATTTCTGAATTCGGAAATTCATACACCGAACCTGGACCAGTTGGCTGCTCAAGGGATGGTGTTCAGTCGGACCTACTGCCCGAATCCAACCTGTACGCCGACGCGGGCGTCGATGATCACCGGCCAGTATCCAAGTCAGCACGGGGCCTGGTCCCTGGGTACGAAGCTGATGGACGATGTGCATACGGTGGGTGAGGATTTTGCCGCGGCGGGGTATCGTACTGCACTTGTCGGCAAGGCTCATTTCCAGCCGCTGGCTTCCACGGAGGAGTTTCCGTCTATGGAGGCATATCCGATTCTCCAGGATCTGGAGTTCTGGAAGGAGTTCAACGGTCCGTTTTACGGTTTTGAGCACGTCGAGCTGGCACGGAATCATACAGACGAGGCGCACGTCGGGCAGCATTATGCGCTGTGGATGGAGGAGAAGGGGTTTGCGAGCTGGCGGGATTCTTTCCGGACCCCGACGGGTACCCAGGACGCGCAGGAATATAGCTGGGATCTTCCGGAAGAGTTTCATTATAACACGTGGATTTCAGACCGTACCACTGGTCTGCTGGAAGATTACCAGCAGAACGATGAAAACTTTTTTCTATGGGCCAGCTTTTTTGATCCGCATCCCTCCTATCTGGTTCCGGAGCCGTGGGCATCCATGTATGATCCGGCTGCATTGACTTTGCCGGGACAACGAGATGAAGAGCATCGGGATAATCCGCTGCATTATCGGAAGACTCAGGAAAAGAACCCCGATTTTTCGATGTATGAAGAGCCGGGTGGGAATGTCTGCCATGGATTCGAATCACATCTTAGAACCGAAGAACAGCTGCGAAAGGATCTGGCCTGTTATTACGGAATGGTGTCCTGTCTCGACAAATATATTGGTCGTATTCTGGATCGGTTGGATGAACTGGGGCTCGCCGAAAATACGCTTGTGATTTTTACAACGGATCACGGGCATCTCTTTGGTCAGCACGGATTGGTTGCCAAGGGTGCATTCAACTATGAAGATCTTATCAGAATCCCGTTTATCGCCCGTCTGCCGGAAAGTATTGCTGCTGCATCGCAGAGTCCGGCGATGCAGTCGCTGGTTGACCTGGCTCCGACGATACTCGATTTCTGTGGCCTGCCGATTCCCCGCACGATGACAGGAATCAGCCAGAAGCCGGTCTGGCTGGGTGAAGCAGGTGGGGTTCGTGATCGCATTATGGTTGAAAATCGTCATCAGCCGTTTTTGGTGAACAGCAAAACCTATGTTGACCGACGATATAAGCTGACTGTCTATTGCGGCTCAGATGAGGGAGAGCTGTTTGATCTGCAGGAGGACCCGGGAGAATTCTATAACCGCTGGAAAGATCCGGGGTGCCGCGAATTAAGGAGCGAACTGATGCTGAAACTGATTCAGGCGGAAATGCAAAAAGAACCGATGCCCATGCCGCGGATTTCGATGGCTTAAGGAGACCTTGTACAATGAGCGAAAAACGATTGAATCTGATGGGGATTTTTAAATATGCCATCGGAGATGGAGCCTTTTCCATCACGATGAACGGTATGAATAATTTCGCCATGATTTATCTGACCCAGATTCTGGGCCTGAAAGCGGAATGGGCATCGCTGTCAATCAGTATTGCGATTCTGTGGGATGCGGTTACTGATCCGATCATGGGGCATATTTCTGATAACACCCGCACCCGCTGGGGGCGGAGGCATCCGTATGTTCTGGTCGGTGGTCTGCTCGCGGCAGTCTCGTTTGTTCTGTTCTGGACCGTTCCACAGGTGCTCGGTTCGACCGGGCTGATGTTTGCCGCAGCGGTGGTGATCAATCTGATGATTCGCACTGCATTGACGATCTATGCGGTTCCTTATACGGCACTCGGCTTCGAGATTTGCCCGGAATATGAAGATCGGGCGCGTTTGCAGGGAGTTCGTTTTTTCGTGAATCAGGTTACCAACTTTGTGTTCGGCGCGTTGGCGTGGCGGATGTTTTTTACCGAACGGTTGAATGACTCTGGAGAAATGACCGATGGATCACTGATCCCGTCAAATTATCTGATCATGGCCATTGTCCTTTCCTCGTTTATCGCCATTCTGGTTTCAGCCTGCTGCTTCGGAACGCGGCAGTTTGCGATCGATAACCGCGACGATGAGATTGAGGGAAACAACCTGAAAGAATTTTGGAACGACTTCTCGGATATTTTCAAAGACCGTCTGGCGGTCAACGTGTTTATGTTTTTTGTCGTCGCTCAGTTTTCTATGATGCTGATGTCGCAGACCCAGATGTTCACCTACATCTTCTACATGAAATTCAGTGCGCTCGAAAAAACCATTGTACATGGCGGCGGCATGCTGGCTTTTGCGTTCTGTTCATTGAACCTTTCGAAACTGGTTACACGTTTCGATAAAAAACCGGCAGGTTATATCGGCATGGCGCTTGCCATGTTCGGCGGACTGGGCCTGATGGTGGTTTTCCGGGGCGGGTTGATGGCGCCTCAGGCCGGACCGTTTAATATCGGTGGCGAAACGCTGCATCTTTCCATGCTGGTGTTTGCTTTTCTTCAGATGTGCTGGTGGGGCGGGTGCGGCATGGTTGTGCCTTTGGCCAGCTCTATGATCGCGGATGTCGCGGCGATTAATGAGAAAAAGACCGGCAAGACAAAAAATGCCAGTTATGCCTCTGTCTTTACCTTTTGCCAGAAAGCGGCCGGTTCGATCGGGATCATCATTTGCGGGAAGATTCTATCCCTGTCCGGTATTGTTTCCGGGGCGAAGGACCAGACCGTGGATGCTTCGAATAATATTGCCCTGATGACTTTTATCAGCGGTCCCATTGTCATTGCCGGAGCCATGTTGCTTCTTCGCCGCTACCCGATCACCCGCGACACTATCAGAAAACTCACGGAATAAACTGCTGGAGACTGTGTTGTGAACTTGTTGCTGCTCTCCGTCATTTTTCTGGTATCCGGTCCGAAGGGCCAACCGACCACGGCGTTGTATTCAAACGGTTTCTCTGGCGCGGTGGGCACCGTTGCGACCGAATCATCACCGGTTCATGACATTCAGGATTATTATTCCGCATCCACCGCGACCGCACAAATGGACGGCGAGGGGCACCTGCAAAGTGTGAATCCGGACCAGGCGGCAGCCACTTACCGGTTCCGTCTGGATCCAACCGGCGCTCCGTCTGAAAAATTCGGCGCGGTTAAGCTGACTGCGGATGTGCGGGTGCCGTCAGAGAATTGGGTCGGCTTTGGATTTCACGGAGCGGATGCGGGCGGAATTCTTACTCAGGGGGCTGATGCCGGACCGTGGGCGCTGATTGCGCCAACGTATACCCGCGTTTTCGGCGGTTGTGTAACCAGCAATGCTTTGGACATAATCAGAACTGACGGGCTTTGTTCTGCCGGGGATTGGATCACTTTGGATGTGACATATTTCTGCCGGACGGAAACCGTTTCTCTGCAGATCAACGACCATCTCCTGATCGACCGGCAGCCGATCAGTCATACCGCCTCTTTTAGCGGCCAAACGGAGACTCCTTCACTGCAGTGGGCGCAGGTTCAGTTTTTCTATCAGGAAGCCGGAACAAACGGAGGCGGGATCGTTGACCGTTTAATAATCGAAACGTATCCCGGTCTGCAGGGTCCGGAAGATCAGGCAGCGATGATTACTCCTCATCCGCAGTTCCTATGGAATGAAGACAGTTTTGAATACGGCAGCGAGCCGATTGATGCATATCAGGTGCAAATCTCCACCGAGAGTGGATTCCGCCTGCTGGTTGTGGACGATACAATACAGACTACCCGGTATGTTCCGGTTGACCCGCTTGCTGCCGGCGACTATTGGTGGCGGGTTCGCGCTTTGCGGGACAGCGGCCCCGGGAACTGGTCCTTGGCCCGCCGGCTGACCATTACGGAACCAGCCGGTGTTTACACGGTTCCTTCAGGATCGTCTGCATCTGATATCGCGGCGGTTTTGGCCGTTGCGGATAACAACAGTCCGGCCATGGTTCGGTTTGAGCGGGGAACCTATCGGGTGGCGCCTTCTTCCGACAGTTCTGTCTTGAGTCTTAACGGAGCATCGGACCTGATTATTGACGGGAACGGATCAACGGTGATGATTGAAACCCCGGATGCCGGATTCAGTTCGCTGAAAAGCTGCACCAATGTAACCGTGCGGAATTTCAGTATCGATTATGATCCATTGCCGTTTGCCTTCGGGACAGTCACTGCTGTCGATACAGGGAATAACACCTTCGACCTGCAGCTGTGGGACGGAACTCCGCGGCTTGATGATGATCATATGGCCGCTGCGCAGCTGGCTGGTAACGGGTGGGGAGTGCTTTTGGATACAAAGGTTCCCGGACGGCTTAAAAGCAATGTGAATGATTTTTATCGCACGGAAGATTCATTTGCGCAGGTTGATACCAATATATTCCGGCTTGCCCTGACGGCAGCGCATCAATATCGGATCAGTGATTTTTCGATAAATGATATTTTCGTAAAGCTCTCCCGGCAGCAGGGGTTGAATTATGTGTTTAAATCCAAAGACCTGACGTTTTACAAGGTGGTCACCTATGCAGCGGCCGGTGCCAACCTGGTCGGCTCTTACTGCGACAGTGTGAACGTTCTTCGAAGTGGAAGCAGGATCGCCGACGGACGGTGGGCGTCCGGCTGTGCGGATGGCGTACATTGCCAGAATTTCCGTAATGGCCCCTGGGTGCAGGGATGCAGTTATCAGGGAATTATGGATGATGGAGCCAATATCTACGCCATTCCAATGTATGTTCGGCAGAAGTTTTCAAATACATCTTTCCGGTTTTATAATACAGCGACGTACGATTTGAGAGCGGACGACCAGTTGACCTTCTTTGATCCATTGTCCGGCTGGCCGATTGGAGGTGCACGCATCGTTTCCAGCACTGCGACCAATGTTTCCGGCGTTAATTATGTCGATATCACGCTGGACGCAGCAATTGAGGGTGCGATCAGCGCAGGAACATCGAAGATCCACACAACGGTCTACAATGTAAGTCGCAACGGGAAGGGGTTCGTTTTTCGGAGAAATACATTCGGTGATTCGCGTCGCTATGGGCTTTTTATCAAGAGTTCGGATGGTTTGATTGTGGAAAATACGTTCGAAGGGCTGAGCGGTCCGGCAATTACGGTGCAGAACAATCCCGGATGGCCGGAAGGCCTGAATTCGAGCGGGCTTTCAGTAATCAGCAACCTGATTAACGGGTGCACCTTTTCCAGTTATATCCTGAATCAGGAGCGCGGAAGTATTGAGCTGCAGGCGAAGGGGTATAACGGGACGGCAGAGTTTGAGTCGTCATGGAAAGGTCAGTCCGACATCTGCATACAGGGAAATACGATTGTAGACTGGCAGCGCCGGGCGATTCGCGCACATTGCGCCGAGAATCTTTTGGTCGAAGGAAATGTCATTGCAAACACGGTCGACAGCTTTGCCGCGGGGCAGTCTAATTATGCAATTTATTTGAAGAATACTGCGAATGCATTCGTTTGGGATAATCAGATTGATGATTCCCGTTCACTGACCGGAACAATCGAGGTTCAGAACAGCACGAACGTGGTTGTTCTGGGAAATACGGTGCCGTAACTAAAAAAAAGGATATTTGATATGAAGCGACGTGAATTTCATAAGGCAGGAACACTCTTTTTTACAGCGGTTGGTGCCGGCCGGCTCGGTTTTTCCTTTGTTCCCGGCGAATCATTTGACGATGGTCCTTACAAAAACACAATCGCCTTTCGCAAGCCGCCGCGGATTATCAAAGAAGAGGAGGATGGTTTTCTATGGGCGGATGCCGCTGATTTTCAAAATTACGGCGGATGGGCACTCGATACGCAGTTTGCCGGATTTATGGGATCGTCGTATCTGATTGCGCATGGAACCGGAACTCCGGTGAACGATGCGGTGCTGGAAATTCCGGACGTGACGGCTGGGCGTTACCGCATCTGGGTGCGCAGCAAGAACTGGATTCCGGAATATTCACCCGGACGTTTTACTTTGTCCGTAAACGGTCAGGACTGCGAATCGCAATTCGGAGTTCAGTCGTCGGCAGGATGGAGCTGGGAAGACGGCGGAGAGCATCAGCTCCCCGAAGGAAAAACCGTGTTGTTCCTGAAGGACCTGACCGGTTATTACGGACGTTGTTCTTCTGTGATTCTCACTCGGGATTTAAAGTATAAACCGCCGGCTGGACTGGAGGCGTTCAGACGGGAGCGCGCCCGACTGTCCGGGGTGTCCGACGTTCCTGAATCTGCCGGGAAGTACGATGTCGTGGTTGTTGGAGCCGGAACCGCCGGCTGCTGCGCAGCTATCGCTTCCGCCCGCATGGGCGCAAAGACGGTTTTGATTTCCGACCGGCCGGTTGTGGGCGGCAACGCCAGCATCGAGCTCGGCGTGCCCGTGCAGGGGGCCGCCAAGTTCCACGAACACGCCAGAGAGGGAGGAATTATCGAGGAAGCCGGCCGGATGGCTGCGGTGAAAGACAGCGTGATCCTGACTCGTCCGTTTGCCGACCTGATCGCCGCGGAACCGGGTCTGACAGTCGTTGAAAACATGTTTCTGGAAGGTGTGGAGAAAGACCGCGGAGGGAAAATAAAAGCCGCGCTGGCTCGCGACACCCTGACCGGAGCCCGCCGGCAATTTGCCGGAAAAATCTTTGTGGATACCACCGGTGACAGCTGGCTCGGTTATCATGCAGGTGCAGAGCATCGTCTTGGCCGGGAAGCTCGAGATGAGTACAGTGAGAGTCTTGCGCCGGACATTGCGGATAACATCACCATGAGCGGCTGCCTGCGGGGGCCGCATGAAAGTTTCCAGCGCTGCATTTTTTACCGGACTGTAAAAACCGGAGCGCCTCAGTCGTACACGGCTCCGGAATGGGTTTATGATCTGCCGGAATTTCCTGTGTTTTCTCATGGGAGGGGCCATCCGGATAAGCTGGAGTCCTTCGCAAAAAACGGTATATGGTGGATTGAATACCCCGGAACAACCGATGATCTGAATGATCCCGAAGGTGCGCGGGACGAGCTTTTGCGCATCAATTTTTCATTCTGGAACCACATGAAGAATATCTGGCCGGAGAGAGGACGCCTTGCGGAATTCAGGCTTGATTATGTTCCTTTTTCGAATGCCAAGCGCGAAACCCGTCGGCTGATAGGTGATTATGTGCTGAACCAGAATGATTGTGTCGCGGACCGGCATTTTGAGGATGCCATCGGCCATGCAGGCTGGATGCTCGATATTCATGCAACGAAGGGAATCTTCTCAACGACCGGCCCCTTTGATTCGCATCAGAAAATTCCAGTCTGTGAAATTCCGTATCGCTGCCTCTATTCCCGCAATATTGAAAACCTGATGATGGCCGGACGCAATATCAGTGTAACCCATTATGCGCTGGGAACCGTGCGGGTTCAGGGGCAGACCTCCCTTACGGGTCAGGCTGCCGGAACGGCCGCAGCGTTGGCCTGCTTGAACGGAACGACTCCGCGGGCAATTTACGAAAAGCATATCGGACAGCTTCAGCAGACACTGCTGAAAGAGGATCAGTTTATTCCCAAGGTGTTGAATTGTGACTCGCAAGACCTGGCCCGGACGGCATCGGTTCGGGCATCCGGTTCTGCGCCCAATTGCGCGCCCGAAAATGTGATTAACGGAATTGCGCGGCCGTGGCCGGGCGAGTCCAACATCTGGCGCTCCGCCGCCGGTGAGGCCCTGCCGCAGTGGATCGAACTGACGCTGCAGGAGCCGGCTGAAATTTCCATGGTTCAGTGCGCGTTTGATACCGATCTGAGTGTTCCGCTCCCGAACCAGCGATGCAGCTGTCCAAAGGGGTGTGTGCGCAACTATTTCATTGAGGTGTATGCGGATGGGCAGTGGAAAACAGTTGCTCGTGAAACCGGTAATTTTCAGCGGTTTCGGCGTCATTCATTTTCACCGGTGATTGCGGAGAAAGTCCGTCTGGTTGCTGAGTCTGTTCAGGATGTGTCACAGGCAATTGTTCATGAGATCCGGATTTATAAAAACAACCGTCCGGCGGTTCTTTGGGAGGAGCCGATATGATCCGGAAATGTTTGACAGCCGCAGTATCGTCCGTACTTACGGTTGCTGCGGTTCAGGAGAAGCCCAACATCCTTTTTATTGTAACCGATGATCAGGACTTCGCCACTATCGGTGCCTATGGTGGAAATGTCCTGACGCCCAATATGGATCGAATTGCCAGAGAGGGAATGCGTTTTAATCGGGGATACTGCACCTCCAGCAGCTGTGCGCCGAGCCGCTACGGCATTATGACCGGCCGTCTTGCCAGTCGCTGTTCCGCAAAGGAATTCGGAGCAAAGAACGCGCCGGGCGAACAGGCCTATATCACCAACGACGCCATCGTTCTGGAACCCGATCGTCCGACTCTGCCGCAGGCGCTTCAGGCCGGCGGATATCGTACCGGAATTACCGGCAAATGGCACCTCGGTCCGCATCACTATGAAACCATCGGAATGCAGAATGTTTCCAAGGATTGGAAACTGGGCGACCCTGAAGCCGATGTCGTCCTTCAGGAAAACCAGCGGAAGATTGCAGCGTATTTTAAAACACTCGGCTTCGAGTACACCGCGAACATGTACTGGGACAATGTCGGCGAGTGGTCGGTGTACATTGACGGATACAACGCCCAGAATCTGGAGTGGACCGTTGACGGCGCGCTGAAATTCCTTGATCAGCAGGATGACCGTCCGTTCTTCTTCTGGTTTGCTCCGCTGCAGATGCACAACCCGTGCGGTGCGGTCAAAGAGTTTGCTCCGCTGGTTGGCAGTGAGCGAATTACACCCGCCGGACTGCTCGCCGAAGCTCCGCAGGTGCAGCCGCCGCGCTCCACCATTCTGTCGCGTCTGGAAGAGGCCGGTGTTCCGCTGAAAATTCCGCAAACAGACGCCTGTGTGAAATACGGGACGGAGTATGTTCTCTGGCTGGATGATGGAATCGGTGCGATTCTCAACAAACTCGATCAAATGGGTGTTGCCGACAATACGCTGGTGGTGTTTTTCAGTGACAACGCCACTTGGGGAAAATTCCACACCTATGAACGCGGCTGCAATGTGCCGCTGATGATGCGCTGGCCGGACCGGATTAAAGCAGGTTCTGTCACCGATGCGCTGGTTGCCAACGTCGACTTTGCTCCGACGGTTCTGGCTGCGGCCGGGCTGGATGTTCCTGCCGATCTTGGAACGGACGGCGTGAACCAGCTCCCGCTTCTGGACGGAGAAAAACCGTCCGTCCGGGAAACCGTGATGCTGGAGTTCGGAACATCGCGTTCCATCTCCGACGGGAAATGGAAGTACATTGCAATCCGCCACACCGATCGCGACCGGGAATTTGAAAAAAAGACCGGCCTGCCGTCCGGCCACTGGGGCGCCGGAGAAACCGTTCCGCGGTTCAAGGGACTTCAGGGCTGGCGTAAATGGCACGAAAAAAACTATCCGGCCTATTACGACAGCGACCAGTTGTACGACCTTGAAAAAGATCCGGAAGAGCAAAGCAATCTGGCCGCCAATCCGGAATATGCCGATGTGCTCGTGCGGATGAAAAAAATGATGACGGACGAAATGAAGGAGCTGTCGCGCCCGTTCGGAGAATTTAAAAACTGAAAGGAAGATGATGAGGAGAATGATTAGTTTGCTGGTTCTTGCGCTTGCCGGAATGTCCGGGGCAGAACTTTCATTCGCGCCGGTTTTTAATGAGGGGGCCGTGCTGCAGTGCGATATGCCGGTTAATGTGTGGGGAACCGCCGATCCGGGAGCGACGGTTACGGTTTCATTTGCCGGACAGACGCAAAGCGCTGTTGCCGATTCTTCCAGGCATTGGAACATTGTGCTGGGCCCGATGTCCGCTTCTTCCGAACCTCGGAAACTGGCCGTCGTGTCCTCCATCGACGACCAGAAATCCTCAATCGACAATGTTGTTGTCGGTGAAGTCTGGCTGGCAACAGGACAGTCCAACATGGTGATGCCACTTCGCAATTCCACAGGTGGCGATGAACGGCTTAAAATGACCATTCCGGAAATTCGTTTTATGAAAGTGCCGCAGCAGACCGGTATTCCCCCGAAGCCGATGAACGCAGAACAGCTGGCATGGGACACGTTCCGTCCGGGGCCGAACGGCAAGGTGGCTGCGGTGGCTTTTTTCTTCGCCGAATATCTGCAGAAAAACATTGGTGGAACCGTGGGGATTCTTCAGTGCTCCTATGGTGGAACGCCCTGTCAGGCATGGACTCCATTGTGGGCATTGGATGAAAAACCGGAACTGAAATATTATGCGGATATTTTTCGAAAGGGATGTGAGTCCGGAAAGAGTACAGACGAGTCTCAGGCTGAGATTCGCAATTGCTATGCCCAGAATCAAAAATGGAATGAGTGGCACAAAAACCAGCAGGGCCCTCGTCCCGAGCCGCCGCATCGGCCCTCCGCTGATAACCTGTGTTTTCAGCAGGCTCCGGTTGTTTTGTACGAGAACATGACCAAGGCCATCATTCCGTACACTGCGCGTGGTGTCATCTGGTATCAGGGTGAGGGCAATGCCGGGAATCCGGAAGAGTATAAAGTGCTCTTCCCAACGATGATTGAGGCTTGGCGCAGCGCCTGGAATCGCCCGGATTTGCCGTTCTATTTTGTTCAGCTGGCGGCCTGCGATCATCCGGTTTGCGACTGGCCCGGTCTGCGCGCCGCCCAGACCTTTACGCGAGATACGGTTTCAAATACCGGTATGGCGCTGGCGATTGACAAGGGGGAGGAAAAGGATATTCACCCGCGCGCCAAACAGCCGGTCGGTGAGCGTCTGGCCCGTCTGGCGCTGGCAAATGTGTATGGGCAGGATGTTGTCAGTCGCGGCCCGGCTGTCCAGACAGTGGAAAAAAATGGCACAAATGTTCAGGTGGTTTTCCAATATTCGGAAAAAGGACTGCAGACTTCGGACGGTCAGTCCGATGTGCCCGGGTTTGAAGTCGCGGGCGCTGATGGAGACTATCAGCCGGCCACTGCAAGGATTGTTTCCAAAGACACTGTGGAACTGGGCTGTGCCGGAGCCGGTGAGCAGGAGTCGGTTCGCTATGCGTGGCATAATTGGATCGAACCGCCCGTTACACTGCAGAACAGCGCCGGCCTGCCGGCAGAGCCGTTTTCTGCAAAACTTGATTAGGAAGAGGGGATTACAGAACAGAAATTTGATGAAAATAATGGCAGCCGGAGCCGGAAAATCACTCACATCGACAACTGCATCGGGAAAATATTTTGTTCAAGGGAACAACGCGGCCTGATGGGAACACGATTGTGGGTTTTCTCGCAGAATACGGCGAGCACCTCGGTTCGCACCGCCTGATCCGCAAGGCGGACAGCTGTTCAATCTGAAGTCAGATTTGTATGAGCGAAAGAATTTTTGGTACAGTGTTGAACTCCGCAGGGAAGGTGCCGATGACGGAGGCGCTTCTGCGCGAAGCGTCTACCGATGATCGTGTGTGCGGAGCATAAGAA of Tichowtungia aerotolerans contains these proteins:
- a CDS encoding sulfatase family protein — encoded protein: MIRKCLTAAVSSVLTVAAVQEKPNILFIVTDDQDFATIGAYGGNVLTPNMDRIAREGMRFNRGYCTSSSCAPSRYGIMTGRLASRCSAKEFGAKNAPGEQAYITNDAIVLEPDRPTLPQALQAGGYRTGITGKWHLGPHHYETIGMQNVSKDWKLGDPEADVVLQENQRKIAAYFKTLGFEYTANMYWDNVGEWSVYIDGYNAQNLEWTVDGALKFLDQQDDRPFFFWFAPLQMHNPCGAVKEFAPLVGSERITPAGLLAEAPQVQPPRSTILSRLEEAGVPLKIPQTDACVKYGTEYVLWLDDGIGAILNKLDQMGVADNTLVVFFSDNATWGKFHTYERGCNVPLMMRWPDRIKAGSVTDALVANVDFAPTVLAAAGLDVPADLGTDGVNQLPLLDGEKPSVRETVMLEFGTSRSISDGKWKYIAIRHTDRDREFEKKTGLPSGHWGAGETVPRFKGLQGWRKWHEKNYPAYYDSDQLYDLEKDPEEQSNLAANPEYADVLVRMKKMMTDEMKELSRPFGEFKN
- a CDS encoding sulfatase family protein, translated to MDKKLNVLLITSDQQHWNTLGFLNSEIHTPNLDQLAAQGMVFSRTYCPNPTCTPTRASMITGQYPSQHGAWSLGTKLMDDVHTVGEDFAAAGYRTALVGKAHFQPLASTEEFPSMEAYPILQDLEFWKEFNGPFYGFEHVELARNHTDEAHVGQHYALWMEEKGFASWRDSFRTPTGTQDAQEYSWDLPEEFHYNTWISDRTTGLLEDYQQNDENFFLWASFFDPHPSYLVPEPWASMYDPAALTLPGQRDEEHRDNPLHYRKTQEKNPDFSMYEEPGGNVCHGFESHLRTEEQLRKDLACYYGMVSCLDKYIGRILDRLDELGLAENTLVIFTTDHGHLFGQHGLVAKGAFNYEDLIRIPFIARLPESIAAASQSPAMQSLVDLAPTILDFCGLPIPRTMTGISQKPVWLGEAGGVRDRIMVENRHQPFLVNSKTYVDRRYKLTVYCGSDEGELFDLQEDPGEFYNRWKDPGCRELRSELMLKLIQAEMQKEPMPMPRISMA
- a CDS encoding FAD-dependent oxidoreductase, giving the protein MKRREFHKAGTLFFTAVGAGRLGFSFVPGESFDDGPYKNTIAFRKPPRIIKEEEDGFLWADAADFQNYGGWALDTQFAGFMGSSYLIAHGTGTPVNDAVLEIPDVTAGRYRIWVRSKNWIPEYSPGRFTLSVNGQDCESQFGVQSSAGWSWEDGGEHQLPEGKTVLFLKDLTGYYGRCSSVILTRDLKYKPPAGLEAFRRERARLSGVSDVPESAGKYDVVVVGAGTAGCCAAIASARMGAKTVLISDRPVVGGNASIELGVPVQGAAKFHEHAREGGIIEEAGRMAAVKDSVILTRPFADLIAAEPGLTVVENMFLEGVEKDRGGKIKAALARDTLTGARRQFAGKIFVDTTGDSWLGYHAGAEHRLGREARDEYSESLAPDIADNITMSGCLRGPHESFQRCIFYRTVKTGAPQSYTAPEWVYDLPEFPVFSHGRGHPDKLESFAKNGIWWIEYPGTTDDLNDPEGARDELLRINFSFWNHMKNIWPERGRLAEFRLDYVPFSNAKRETRRLIGDYVLNQNDCVADRHFEDAIGHAGWMLDIHATKGIFSTTGPFDSHQKIPVCEIPYRCLYSRNIENLMMAGRNISVTHYALGTVRVQGQTSLTGQAAGTAAALACLNGTTPRAIYEKHIGQLQQTLLKEDQFIPKVLNCDSQDLARTASVRASGSAPNCAPENVINGIARPWPGESNIWRSAAGEALPQWIELTLQEPAEISMVQCAFDTDLSVPLPNQRCSCPKGCVRNYFIEVYADGQWKTVARETGNFQRFRRHSFSPVIAEKVRLVAESVQDVSQAIVHEIRIYKNNRPAVLWEEPI
- a CDS encoding sialate O-acetylesterase; translation: MISLLVLALAGMSGAELSFAPVFNEGAVLQCDMPVNVWGTADPGATVTVSFAGQTQSAVADSSRHWNIVLGPMSASSEPRKLAVVSSIDDQKSSIDNVVVGEVWLATGQSNMVMPLRNSTGGDERLKMTIPEIRFMKVPQQTGIPPKPMNAEQLAWDTFRPGPNGKVAAVAFFFAEYLQKNIGGTVGILQCSYGGTPCQAWTPLWALDEKPELKYYADIFRKGCESGKSTDESQAEIRNCYAQNQKWNEWHKNQQGPRPEPPHRPSADNLCFQQAPVVLYENMTKAIIPYTARGVIWYQGEGNAGNPEEYKVLFPTMIEAWRSAWNRPDLPFYFVQLAACDHPVCDWPGLRAAQTFTRDTVSNTGMALAIDKGEEKDIHPRAKQPVGERLARLALANVYGQDVVSRGPAVQTVEKNGTNVQVVFQYSEKGLQTSDGQSDVPGFEVAGADGDYQPATARIVSKDTVELGCAGAGEQESVRYAWHNWIEPPVTLQNSAGLPAEPFSAKLD
- a CDS encoding right-handed parallel beta-helix repeat-containing protein; this encodes MNLLLLSVIFLVSGPKGQPTTALYSNGFSGAVGTVATESSPVHDIQDYYSASTATAQMDGEGHLQSVNPDQAAATYRFRLDPTGAPSEKFGAVKLTADVRVPSENWVGFGFHGADAGGILTQGADAGPWALIAPTYTRVFGGCVTSNALDIIRTDGLCSAGDWITLDVTYFCRTETVSLQINDHLLIDRQPISHTASFSGQTETPSLQWAQVQFFYQEAGTNGGGIVDRLIIETYPGLQGPEDQAAMITPHPQFLWNEDSFEYGSEPIDAYQVQISTESGFRLLVVDDTIQTTRYVPVDPLAAGDYWWRVRALRDSGPGNWSLARRLTITEPAGVYTVPSGSSASDIAAVLAVADNNSPAMVRFERGTYRVAPSSDSSVLSLNGASDLIIDGNGSTVMIETPDAGFSSLKSCTNVTVRNFSIDYDPLPFAFGTVTAVDTGNNTFDLQLWDGTPRLDDDHMAAAQLAGNGWGVLLDTKVPGRLKSNVNDFYRTEDSFAQVDTNIFRLALTAAHQYRISDFSINDIFVKLSRQQGLNYVFKSKDLTFYKVVTYAAAGANLVGSYCDSVNVLRSGSRIADGRWASGCADGVHCQNFRNGPWVQGCSYQGIMDDGANIYAIPMYVRQKFSNTSFRFYNTATYDLRADDQLTFFDPLSGWPIGGARIVSSTATNVSGVNYVDITLDAAIEGAISAGTSKIHTTVYNVSRNGKGFVFRRNTFGDSRRYGLFIKSSDGLIVENTFEGLSGPAITVQNNPGWPEGLNSSGLSVISNLINGCTFSSYILNQERGSIELQAKGYNGTAEFESSWKGQSDICIQGNTIVDWQRRAIRAHCAENLLVEGNVIANTVDSFAAGQSNYAIYLKNTANAFVWDNQIDDSRSLTGTIEVQNSTNVVVLGNTVP
- a CDS encoding MFS transporter, which translates into the protein MSEKRLNLMGIFKYAIGDGAFSITMNGMNNFAMIYLTQILGLKAEWASLSISIAILWDAVTDPIMGHISDNTRTRWGRRHPYVLVGGLLAAVSFVLFWTVPQVLGSTGLMFAAAVVINLMIRTALTIYAVPYTALGFEICPEYEDRARLQGVRFFVNQVTNFVFGALAWRMFFTERLNDSGEMTDGSLIPSNYLIMAIVLSSFIAILVSACCFGTRQFAIDNRDDEIEGNNLKEFWNDFSDIFKDRLAVNVFMFFVVAQFSMMLMSQTQMFTYIFYMKFSALEKTIVHGGGMLAFAFCSLNLSKLVTRFDKKPAGYIGMALAMFGGLGLMVVFRGGLMAPQAGPFNIGGETLHLSMLVFAFLQMCWWGGCGMVVPLASSMIADVAAINEKKTGKTKNASYASVFTFCQKAAGSIGIIICGKILSLSGIVSGAKDQTVDASNNIALMTFISGPIVIAGAMLLLRRYPITRDTIRKLTE